One segment of Meriones unguiculatus strain TT.TT164.6M chromosome 3, Bangor_MerUng_6.1, whole genome shotgun sequence DNA contains the following:
- the Cfap74 gene encoding cilia- and flagella-associated protein 74 isoform X4, producing MAPGRSATQGILLLLPLLPLSQVTLGSADGDCDPSDQLILLAILLVLLCGVTASCVRLCCLRKQPHTQTHGPSAWQSCDLTVVPVDSDSPAHSTVTSYSSVQYPLGMRLPLSFGEPDPDSVAPPTYSLCASELPPSYEEAVKMIKAREEAAAPSQKTNSLPEPLGLETTRGPQESGPSAQQP from the exons ATGGCCCCGGGGCGGTCAGCAACACAGgggatcctgctgctgctgcctctgctgccacTGTCGCAG GTGACGCTGGGTTCCGCAGATGGCGACTGTGACCCTTCGGATCA GCTCATCCTGCTTGCCATACTCCTGGTGCTGTTGTGTGGAGTCACGGCCAGTTGTGTGCGGCTCTGCTGCCTCAGGAAGCAGCCCCACACCCAAACACACGGGCCGTCAGCATGGCAGTCCTGTGACCTGACGGTCGTCCCTGTGGACAGTGACAGCCCTGCACACAGCACTGTGACTT CCTACAGTTCCGTGCAGTACCCACTGGGCATGCGCTTGCCCCTGTCTTTTGGGGAACCAGACCCTGACTCTGTGGCCCCTCCCACCTACAGCCTGTGTGCCTCTGAGCTGCCCCCCTCCTATGAGGAGGCTGTGAAGATGATAAAAGCCAGAGAGGAAGCAGCGGCTCCCTCCCAGAAAACCAACTCTCTGCCTGAGCCCTTGGGGCTGGAGACCACCAGAGGGCCTCAGGAGTCAGGCCCCAGTGCCCAGCAGCCCTAG
- the Cfap74 gene encoding cilia- and flagella-associated protein 74 isoform X3 — MAPGRSATQGILLLLPLLPLSQVTLGSADGDCDPSDQCPPQARWSSLWHVGLILLAILLVLLCGVTASCVRLCCLRKQPHTQTHGPSAWQSCDLTVVPVDSDSPAHSTVTSYSSVQYPLGMRLPLSFGEPDPDSVAPPTYSLCASELPPSYEEAVKMIKAREEAAAPSQKTNSLPEPLGLETTRGPQESGPSAQQP, encoded by the exons ATGGCCCCGGGGCGGTCAGCAACACAGgggatcctgctgctgctgcctctgctgccacTGTCGCAG GTGACGCTGGGTTCCGCAGATGGCGACTGTGACCCTTCGGATCA GTGCCCGCCCCAGGCCCGCTGGAGCAGCCTATGGCATGTGGG GCTCATCCTGCTTGCCATACTCCTGGTGCTGTTGTGTGGAGTCACGGCCAGTTGTGTGCGGCTCTGCTGCCTCAGGAAGCAGCCCCACACCCAAACACACGGGCCGTCAGCATGGCAGTCCTGTGACCTGACGGTCGTCCCTGTGGACAGTGACAGCCCTGCACACAGCACTGTGACTT CCTACAGTTCCGTGCAGTACCCACTGGGCATGCGCTTGCCCCTGTCTTTTGGGGAACCAGACCCTGACTCTGTGGCCCCTCCCACCTACAGCCTGTGTGCCTCTGAGCTGCCCCCCTCCTATGAGGAGGCTGTGAAGATGATAAAAGCCAGAGAGGAAGCAGCGGCTCCCTCCCAGAAAACCAACTCTCTGCCTGAGCCCTTGGGGCTGGAGACCACCAGAGGGCCTCAGGAGTCAGGCCCCAGTGCCCAGCAGCCCTAG
- the Cfap74 gene encoding cilia- and flagella-associated protein 74 isoform X2, whose protein sequence is MAPGRSATQGILLLLPLLPLSQVTLGSADGDCDPSDQCRCPRRCPPQARWSSLWHVGLILLAILLVLLCGVTASCVRLCCLRKQPHTQTHGPSAWQSCDLTVVPVDSDSPAHSTVTSYSSVQYPLGMRLPLSFGEPDPDSVAPPTYSLCASELPPSYEEAVKMIKAREEAAAPSQKTNSLPEPLGLETTRGPQESGPSAQQP, encoded by the exons ATGGCCCCGGGGCGGTCAGCAACACAGgggatcctgctgctgctgcctctgctgccacTGTCGCAG GTGACGCTGGGTTCCGCAGATGGCGACTGTGACCCTTCGGATCA GTGCCGCTGTCCCCGCAGGTGCCCGCCCCAGGCCCGCTGGAGCAGCCTATGGCATGTGGG GCTCATCCTGCTTGCCATACTCCTGGTGCTGTTGTGTGGAGTCACGGCCAGTTGTGTGCGGCTCTGCTGCCTCAGGAAGCAGCCCCACACCCAAACACACGGGCCGTCAGCATGGCAGTCCTGTGACCTGACGGTCGTCCCTGTGGACAGTGACAGCCCTGCACACAGCACTGTGACTT CCTACAGTTCCGTGCAGTACCCACTGGGCATGCGCTTGCCCCTGTCTTTTGGGGAACCAGACCCTGACTCTGTGGCCCCTCCCACCTACAGCCTGTGTGCCTCTGAGCTGCCCCCCTCCTATGAGGAGGCTGTGAAGATGATAAAAGCCAGAGAGGAAGCAGCGGCTCCCTCCCAGAAAACCAACTCTCTGCCTGAGCCCTTGGGGCTGGAGACCACCAGAGGGCCTCAGGAGTCAGGCCCCAGTGCCCAGCAGCCCTAG